The stretch of DNA GGTACTGGCAGCGATTCACTAAGCCTGCCAGTACCATTTTAATTCATTGGCCCTATTAGCCCTTATCAACTGATGAAAACGGCTTTATTTTTGATGCTGCCTGCGCCCAGCCATTATACGCCCTGTTTTGGGCTGGCAAATGATCTGAAACAGCAGGGCTACAGGGTTGTGTTTGCCGGTACGCCTGCACTGGCAGCACTTGTTCAGGAAAGTGGATTCGCGTTCGCTAATTTTGAGTATATGACAGCGTATGAAACACTTACGTTGAAGGCTTTTGCAGGTACGCTGTTAAAATCGGCTGTCGACCGACGTTTCTGGCGCGGACGTTACCGGGAATTTCTTCAGGGCATTGCGGCTGCACGGCATTTGTATCTTACTGAACAGCCCGACATACTTTATCTGGATGAACACCTAAATCATTATTATCCTTATTTCGCTACGTATACTGACGCAGTTTATCTTATCAATACAAAATTATCGACGCGCCGAAACGCGCACATTCCTCCGCTCAATGCCGGCTATATAGCCCGCGCCGGTTGGTTGAGTTCATTGTACTCAAATTATCTCTGGACGCGTCAGCAAGTCATTAAGTGGGGTTATCATCTGATAAATACCGCAGCTTTCCTCGGGAGAACGGATACCTATTTCCATAATTGCTACATACAACGTTTAGCGAGTACCGTTCGAGCCAGCCGCCAATCGGCTATGTATAGCTACGATGCCCTGCCCGGCGTTAAAACGCTCATTCTGATGAGCGATGTCTTCGAATATCCCTGGATGCGGCACCTTCCCGATGAAGCCGTTTTGCACTATTGGAATCAGCCACTCCAGACGGCTGACGAACTAACGACGGCCCTTATTGCCTGGAAGCAACCCGATAAATCGTTGATTTACTGCAGTGTCGGCACATTGGCGGGTTCGAGTGCGCAGCGTTATATGCGTTTTATTCAGCAGGTTATTGACGCCTTTGGGGGGTCATCAGCCCATCAGGTCATTATTTCAACAGGCCGCTCCTTTTCTGAAGAATTTGTGAGTACATCAGCTATCCCTGCCAATATTCGTTTAGTCAGCCACGTCGACCAGCAAGCTTTGCTGCCTTACTGTGACCTGATGATTACACACGGCGGTTTAAATTCTGTGAAAGAGAGCATTGCTGCTGCTGTACCGATGCTGGGCATTGCCAATCCTGCCGACAAGCACAAAGACACGCCAGGCAACATAGCCCGCATTGTTTATCACCAAATTGGCCTTCGTTGCCATATCAACGACGATGCAGCCCTGATTCGCCTGCGGGCTGAGACCATTCTGACAGACCCAACATTTAAACTCAATGTTAATCGCATGAGAGAAGATATCAATAAACAAAGCGTATCAAAAATGATTAAAATTCTAACATAGGTGATACTAATACACTCATTCTCGATATGAGACATATCATAAGTCACTAATATATTTTTATTCATGTAAAACTTTTTCATAAGTAAATAGTATTATTGCAATAAATCCTACCTAAGATTCGCTGCGCTATGTTTACCCATCTTATTCCGCCTGGTGGTATCCTCATCGCCAAACAAGATATGTTATTGTGTGAAACATTGAAAGAATCATTACAAGCGCGTCGGCTTCATGTACGAGGTTGTATTACCGACGGTCGTGAAGCCCTTCGGCTTATTCAGCATCAGCATCCCAGTATTGCCATTTTGGGGGCAGAGATGCCCGGCATGAACGGTATCGACATTGTTCGGCACATCGAAGACCATCATATGCCGATAAAGTGCATTATTTACGCCAAAAGCAGACGCCCCGACTACTTAGCCGAAGCGTTAAAATTAAACGTGAAAGGCTACCTGTTCGTTAATTCGGGCTTTGCTGAGCTATTTTATTGTGTGCAGGAAGTGCTCGATGATCGTTCGTACATAACACCACTGGCACATCAGGTCGTTGACGAATTAATTGCCAAACTTCCGCCCAAGCCCACCGATACTACCGATTTGTCGCGGTTAACAACTCGTGAGCGGGAGATTCTTTGCCTGATCGCGCAGTGTTTTACGAATAACCAGATTGCAGATCGTATATGCCGGAGCGTTGCTACAGTAAACAACCACCGGCACAACATTATGAAGAAGCTAAACTTGCAGGGTCATCATCAGCTTTTGCCCTATGCCCTATCAGTTTATCAGGCACTGAGTTGATAAACACGACCCGGCTTAGTTGGCAGCCAGTCCGCGCAGATTATGAAAAGCCCGCTCCAGCAGCCGCATATCGTCGGTAATAATTTCGGCAGAGCCAGTCATTTCGGGTTTAAACCGTAGCGTTTTAGCATAACTGCTCACTAAACCATTCGGCAGGCTTACCTGTAATCGGTAAGTGCGCGGTGTGGTAGTAGGCGCAATTTTCATGACGCGCCCGCGTAAAACACCGTATTCCCGATACGGAAAGTCATTTAATTTGATCACTACCCACTGCCCAACGCGCACTTTCCCGGCTCCCTGAGCCGGAACTGTCACGAAGCCAACATAAGGTTGTCGACTGGCCGGTAACACGGCAAACAACGTGTCGGCTATGCGAACAGGCTGGTTTTTAACGAGCTGACTTAAATAAATCAATTTGCCATCGGTAGGGGCTGTCAACACGTAAGTATACTGCCAGACCTGAAGTGCGTTCTCGATGTCGCGGACGTGCAGTTCGATGTTATCGCGGTGTGAGCGCGTTTTTTGTAGCAGTTGATAGCTCATTTCTGACAATTGTCGGCGTTTGTCGGCCAGAATCAGCCGATTTTCAACAATCACCTTCCGGAAGGTTTCACGCTCTTTCTTCTTTTGCAGGAAGTTATTTTCCATGTCAAGAAACTCCAGCCGCGAATGCACTTTCTGACGGTAGAGCGATGCGTTTGTCTGGTACTTTTGCTCGGCGTTGCCGTACTCCTGTTCGGTAAGAACCAACTGTCGTTCGTTTAAGTCGATAAGTTGTTGATAATCTGTAATCTGCTGCTGCAACATGGCCGCCTGCTGACCGTGATAGGAATCCGTCAGCAACCGTTTGTGTTCGCGATAACTTTTTACAATGTGATTATAATCATCCTGAGCGTCGCCGAGGGCAATACCTTCGGGCAGCAAGGGTAACGTATAAGTCGGATCGGCAAGTAAACGTCGGGCGTCGGTAATAAACCGGTGTAGTTTGGGTATATTTTCGAGTCGGGTGGTGTTGTCGATTTCGGCCAGCAGCGTACCGCGTTTTACAAATGTGTTGTCGTCTACCAAAAGCGACGTTAGCCGTCCGTTAGCTCTGGCTAATAACTTTAGCGGAGGTTGTTCGGTAGTAATGAGCGCGTTACCCGGAATAACGTCGGGATATCGAATAAACCATGCCCCGGCCAGCAATAACAGCAATGCCCCAAACAGCACAGTTGTACCCCACCGCACAATCGACGCGGGCGGTTGCGACAATACTTCGCTTACCGCTTCCGATTGCCCGGCTGCGTCGTACAAGACCGGAGGTGCTTCCACAGGGGGACGAGCCTGGGCTTTCTTTCGGGAACGCGTTGAAACCGTTGTCATAACAAAGCCATCAATTACCTAATTCGAGTTGGTTCTTCACTAAGTTGAAATAGCCTGCCCGGCGGGCGGTGAGTTCGGCATGAGTGCCCACTTCAGCAATGCTGCCCTTCTCCATTACAATGATCTGATCGGCGTGTTTAACCGTGCTGAGCCGGTGCGCGACCACAATGACGGTTCGCCCCCGGAAAAACTCACTTAGGTTTTTCTGGATAATCCGCTCATTATTAGCATCGAGCGCATTGGTAGCTTCGTCCAGAAAGATGTACTGCGGGTCTTTATAAACAGCCCGCGCAATCAGAATCCGTTGCTTTTGGCCCTGACTCAGGCCGTTTCCTTCGGCACCTATTTTGGTACGCAAACCCAGCGGCAGCGTATCAATAAAGTCCTGTAAATTAGCAATCTGTAACGCGCGACCTACTTTGCTCAGGTCGGGGTGTTCATCGCCAACAGCAATGTTGCGCAGAATGGTGTCCGAGAAAATAAACCCATCCTGCATAACCACGCCACACTGACCGCGCCATAGCCGGTGGCTAACCTGACTTAGCCGTAGACCGGTATTGCCAACCGGTTGCGCATCGAGCGTATGCAGAGCCGACCGCCGACGCGGACGATTCACGTAATTCATCTGTTCGCCAACCAGAATATCGCCCGCAGCCGGATCATACGCTTTGAGCAACAGTTTGAGCAGGGTAGTTTTTCCACTGCCGCTCGACCCTACAATGGCCGTTACTTTTCCTGGCGGTATCAGCGCGTTAATGTGCTCAAGCACTGGCATTCCGCCCGTACCAGGGTAGCTATACGATAAGTCGCGGATCGTAATGCCTCGTCCGGCGGGCAGCGTCGTTGCCAGCGGTTTATCGGCAGGTTCTTCATCGGACAGTTCATGAATTTCGTTGAGCCGCTCTAAGCTAATCTGTGCTTCCTGCCACGACTTAATAAACTGAATCAGTTGCTCGATGGGACTGTTAAGTTGCCCAATAATGTATTGCACCGACAACATGCCACCCAACGTCAGGTTGCCTTCAATGACGGCCTGAGCTGCCAGAAACGTGATGAATATATTTTTACCTTCGTTGATGAAAAAAGCACCTGCCTGTTGATACTGACTCAAGGCCAGCGTTTTCATTTGCACCCGAAACTGCTTTACCTGAAGCTGCTCCCATTCCCAGCGTTTTGGCTTTTCGCAGTTGTGAAGCTTAATCTCCTGCATTCCCTGAATTAGCTGTACCAACGCCCCCTGACTCCGGGCCGACACG from Spirosoma montaniterrae encodes:
- a CDS encoding nucleotide disphospho-sugar-binding domain-containing protein translates to MKTALFLMLPAPSHYTPCFGLANDLKQQGYRVVFAGTPALAALVQESGFAFANFEYMTAYETLTLKAFAGTLLKSAVDRRFWRGRYREFLQGIAAARHLYLTEQPDILYLDEHLNHYYPYFATYTDAVYLINTKLSTRRNAHIPPLNAGYIARAGWLSSLYSNYLWTRQQVIKWGYHLINTAAFLGRTDTYFHNCYIQRLASTVRASRQSAMYSYDALPGVKTLILMSDVFEYPWMRHLPDEAVLHYWNQPLQTADELTTALIAWKQPDKSLIYCSVGTLAGSSAQRYMRFIQQVIDAFGGSSAHQVIISTGRSFSEEFVSTSAIPANIRLVSHVDQQALLPYCDLMITHGGLNSVKESIAAAVPMLGIANPADKHKDTPGNIARIVYHQIGLRCHINDDAALIRLRAETILTDPTFKLNVNRMREDINKQSVSKMIKILT
- a CDS encoding response regulator; amino-acid sequence: MFTHLIPPGGILIAKQDMLLCETLKESLQARRLHVRGCITDGREALRLIQHQHPSIAILGAEMPGMNGIDIVRHIEDHHMPIKCIIYAKSRRPDYLAEALKLNVKGYLFVNSGFAELFYCVQEVLDDRSYITPLAHQVVDELIAKLPPKPTDTTDLSRLTTREREILCLIAQCFTNNQIADRICRSVATVNNHRHNIMKKLNLQGHHQLLPYALSVYQALS
- a CDS encoding HlyD family efflux transporter periplasmic adaptor subunit, which encodes MEAPPVLYDAAGQSEAVSEVLSQPPASIVRWGTTVLFGALLLLLAGAWFIRYPDVIPGNALITTEQPPLKLLARANGRLTSLLVDDNTFVKRGTLLAEIDNTTRLENIPKLHRFITDARRLLADPTYTLPLLPEGIALGDAQDDYNHIVKSYREHKRLLTDSYHGQQAAMLQQQITDYQQLIDLNERQLVLTEQEYGNAEQKYQTNASLYRQKVHSRLEFLDMENNFLQKKKERETFRKVIVENRLILADKRRQLSEMSYQLLQKTRSHRDNIELHVRDIENALQVWQYTYVLTAPTDGKLIYLSQLVKNQPVRIADTLFAVLPASRQPYVGFVTVPAQGAGKVRVGQWVVIKLNDFPYREYGVLRGRVMKIAPTTTPRTYRLQVSLPNGLVSSYAKTLRFKPEMTGSAEIITDDMRLLERAFHNLRGLAAN
- a CDS encoding peptidase domain-containing ABC transporter, encoding MAFPFYQQYDQMDCGPTCLRMIARHYGRQYSLQSLREKVGMNREGVSLLGISDTAEALGFRTMAVKITFDQLFYKATLPCVIHWEHNHFVVVYRAEKNRFNWPDGTRYVYVADPARELLKLTEEEFLDGWIGTDRTDKSTGIALLIEPTPALHDDDEDESKGGTVGFNRLYGYLWRYRKLLVQLVLGMLVGSGLQLILPFLTQSIVDVGINTQNIGFVHLVLIAQLALFAGRTTVEFIRSWILLHVSTRINLQLLSDFFIKLMKLPMSYFDVKMMGDIMQRVGDHQRIENFLTGQTLSTLFSMLNLVVFGILLAVYNSSIFFVFLIGSGLYAVWVKLFMKRLRKIDYRMFDVSARSQGALVQLIQGMQEIKLHNCEKPKRWEWEQLQVKQFRVQMKTLALSQYQQAGAFFINEGKNIFITFLAAQAVIEGNLTLGGMLSVQYIIGQLNSPIEQLIQFIKSWQEAQISLERLNEIHELSDEEPADKPLATTLPAGRGITIRDLSYSYPGTGGMPVLEHINALIPPGKVTAIVGSSGSGKTTLLKLLLKAYDPAAGDILVGEQMNYVNRPRRRSALHTLDAQPVGNTGLRLSQVSHRLWRGQCGVVMQDGFIFSDTILRNIAVGDEHPDLSKVGRALQIANLQDFIDTLPLGLRTKIGAEGNGLSQGQKQRILIARAVYKDPQYIFLDEATNALDANNERIIQKNLSEFFRGRTVIVVAHRLSTVKHADQIIVMEKGSIAEVGTHAELTARRAGYFNLVKNQLELGN